One Euphorbia lathyris chromosome 1, ddEupLath1.1, whole genome shotgun sequence DNA segment encodes these proteins:
- the LOC136217036 gene encoding UPF0481 protein At3g47200-like → MDNIREKLKIVRPVSNSVCIYRVSDQLRDLNEKAYTPHTVSIGPFHHGKENLALVEDEKIRYVDCFLLRSNISMEELFKETLEMEQRLRNSYAEKINFSSQNFVTIMLVDGIFILEYLLRRRHRDWEPYDPIFNKQRLTNTIRFDLLLLENQIPFFFIDNLFRVSKKPEIRSLSMIKLVRRFLEESTGWDWLVKDSYNDDKQTDPQHILDFLSINLLPPKPRQGQELKIRTSPSIFELHGAGVKFRSSSDKHFLDIEFKNGILEIPTWKINDQTEILFRNLLAYEQCNTPHHYLSDYIAFMDMLIDVDQDVELLVRNEIIENLLQDNQSVADLVNNLSKNNVIYDKDFYFSGLVEELNIYCERPWHKWKANLKQEYFKNPWTIISVIAAVFLLLLQVL, encoded by the exons ATGGATAACATcagagaaaaattgaaaattgtgcGCCCGGTCTCCAATAGCGTTTGCATCTATAGAGTGTCTGATCAACTGCGAGATTTGAACGAGAAAGCCTACACACCACATACGGTATCCATTGGTCCTTTCCACCACGGCAAAGAAAATCTAGCTTTGGTGGAGGATGAGAAAATAAGATATGTAGATTGTTTTCTATTAAG GAGCAATATAAGTATGGAGGAACTTTTCAAAGAGACACTAGAAATGGAGCAAAGATTACGCAATAGCTATGCAGAAAAAATCAACTTCAGCAGCCAAAATTTTGTGACAATTATGTTAGTTGATGGAATTTTCATTCTTGAGTACTTGCTGAGGAGGCGCCACAGAGATTGGGAACCATATGATCCTATTTTCAACAAACAACGTTTGACGAACACAATAAGGTTTGACCTTTTGTTGCTAGAGAATCAGATCCCCTTCTTCTTCATTGATAATCTATTCCGTGTATCAAAGAAACCGGAGATTCGATCTCTTTCGATGATTAAACTTGTCCGACGATTTTTAGAAGAATCAACGGGGTGGGATTGGTTGGTTAAAGATTCTTACAATGATGATAAACAAACTGATCCACAACATATTCTTGACTTCTTATCAATCAATCTCTTGCCCCCAAAACCGCGGCAAGGACAAGAACTCAAGATTCGTACCTCTCCTAGTATTTTTGAGCTCCACGGTGCTGGTGTTAAGTTTAGATCAAGTTCAGACAAACATTTTCTAGATATAGAATTCAAGAATGGGATTCTTGAAATTCCAACATGGAAGATAAATGACCAAACTGAAATCTTGTTCCGAAATCTTTTAGCGTATGAGCAATGTAATACTCCACATCACTATCTTAGTGATTACATTGCATTCATGGATATGTTGATAGATGTTGATCAAGATGTCGAATTGCTTGTGCGAAACGAAATCATAGAAAATTTGCTACAAGATAATCAATCTGTGGCTGATTTGGTTAACAATTTGAGCAAGAATAATGTGATATATGATAAGGATTTTTACTTTTCCGGTTTAGTTGAAGAGCTTAACATCTATTGTGAAAGGCCTTGGCACAAGTGGAAGGCAAACTTGAAGCAAGAGTATTTCAAGAATCCTTGGACTATCATCTCTGTTATTGCAGCTGTTTTTCTTCTCTTGCTTCaagtgctttaa